The region ATTGCGTATTTAGTGGGTTGTGTAAGTACTAATGGAGGAGGTCCTATCTTTGTAGATATTTCGGACCCTACAAACCCAATTTACTTAGGAGATTATACTGCTGTAGGCTATACACACGATGCACAAGTGGTCACATATAATGGACCAGATTCTGATTATTCAGGTCGAGAAATTTACGTAGGTAGTAATGGTAATACAGATCAGGTCGTAATTTTAGATGTTACAGACAAATCAAATATCACTGAAATTAGTAGTTTCACCTATCCACAAACCTCTTATGCACATCAAGGTTGGTTTACAGATGATCAAAAATATTTTATCCTAGGTGACGAAACTGATGAAACGTCTTTTGGTTTTAATAGTAAGACAATCATTTTTGATTTCACAGACTTAGATAATCCTGTTTTACATGCAGATTACTTTGGACCAACACCTGCTATAGACCACAATGGATATGTTAAAGGTGATGAATATTATTTAGCAAACTACAGAGCTGGATTACGAGTTTTGGATATTTCTAATATCGATTCTACTACTAACCCAATGAACGAAACAGGTTTTTTTGATACTTACCCATCTAGTGACAGTGCTAATTACAATGGAGCATGGAGTGTCTATCCTTACTTTGCCAGTAATAATATAATTATTGGTGATATAGATAGTGGATTAATAATTGTTAGAAAAAGTAATTAATAATGCTTTTAAAATCGTCTTATTATTCTTCATTAACAATAATTATGATATTGTTATTTACCTCATCTTGTAAAGATGATGATAACCTTTTACCTGCTAATAACCCAACCTCAGCACAAGGAATTCTTGAACAAGTTACTACTTTAGGAGGCACAAAAAACGAAAGCGGACAATCCGTTAAAAACACCTCAGATGGTGGTTTTGTTATTTTAGGATTTACACAATCTATGGATGGAGATGTGATCACTAAAGACAATGAGAGTTATGATGTTTGGCTATTAAAATATGATGAAGATAGTCAATTAGAATGGTCAAAAACTTATGGTGGAACCAATGACGAAAGAGGTAATCAGGTCATTCAAACCCAAGATGGTGGCTACGCTATAATTGGACATACTTATAGTAGTGATGGTGATATTACTATCAACAATGGTCAGGAAGATTTTTGGGTTATTAAAACAGACGCACAAGGTAATTTAGTATGGCAAAAAACTTATGGTTACTCTGGAATAGATACTGGATATTCAATCTTGCAGACTAGTGATGGTGGTTATTTTATCACTGGTGTTTTAGATGTAACCGCTTCTGGTGGTGCAGGAAATACTAAAAGCTTACAAACACAACACGCTGGAGGTGATTATTGGACCCTAAAACTAGATCAAACTGGAACTATTCAATGGAGTAAGTACCTTGGTGGATTATTCACAGATACAGCTTTTGATGCTTTACAAACTGATGATAATGGCTTTTTAATTGTTGGTTCATCAGATAGTGAAGATACCGATATCTCTAACAATAAAGGGTCTTATGATTTTTGGGTAACTAAAGTCTCTTCTTCAGGAGTTTTACAATGGGAAAAATCTTTTGGTAGTACAGAAATTGATGAAGCTAGAGCAGTTATCGACTCTGGTGATGGTAATTATCTTATCATTGGAGATACCAGAGGAGAAGATACAGATGTTAGTTCAAATTTTGGAGCAGCAGATGTTTGGGTCATAAAAATTTCTCCTACTGGAGAATTACTTTGGGAAAAGACTTATGGTGGTGAAAACTTTGATGTAGGTCGTGCTATTGCGGTAACTAACGATAATGGTTTTGTTATCTGTGGAAGCTCTAGAAGCGCATCCGGAAACCTAACCGAAAACCAAGGACAAAATGATGCTTGGATTATTAAAATTGGTAGTTCAGGAAATCTAGTATGGCAACAAGCTGTTGGTGGAACAGATGTCGATTTTGCTTACGGTATTGCAGAGCTTGAAAACGGAACTATTATAACCGTTGGAGAATCCAGTAGTAATGATGTGGACATTACAGAAAACAAAGGGTTTACGGATTTACTGTTAATAGAAATACAATAAAAATGAAAAAGACATTATTACTTTTAATAGCATCTATTTTAGTAGTTGCTTGTCACGAAGATCCAGATGACAATACCACGCCATTAGCAAGCGTATCATTTAACTTCACACACCATTGGGATGACACGGTAATAGATAATAGTAATCTTCAAACCGAAATCGTTACAAACGAAAATGGAGAAGTAATTAGTATGAGTAGAATTAGATATCTAGTGTCAAAGTTTCAATTAGCGAATACATCTGGAGATATATATACTTTTGATGGTTACAAATTTACTGATGTTTCTGATGAAACGACTTATAATTTCACTCCAGAAATTAATAACATTCCAACAGGAACTTACACTCTAAATTTTATTTGGGGTTTTAATGAAGCAGATAATATTGATGGTGCTTATCAAGATTTAAATACAGAAAGTTGGAGTTGGCCAGCAAATTTAGGTGGTGGTTATCACTTTTTACAATTTGATGGAATGTACAACGTAGATACAACAGCATCAAGTCCTTTTAATTATCACAACGGAACAGCAAGAGTAAGTGACGGAGTGTTTGAACAAAATTTTGCAGTCATTGTATTAGAGACGCCAATTATTATATCAAATGATGCTTCCATAGAAGTTAAAATGAATATTGCAGAGTTCTTTAAAAATCCAAACACATGGGATTTAAATGTTTTGGATACACCACTAATGCCAAATTATAATGCACAAAAAATGATGCAAAACAATGTGTTGAGTGTGTTTAGTATTGGTGAAATTTCTTTATAAAATGAGATATTGGATTACATTATGCAGTATTATATTAGTGGTTTTATCATGTTCTAAAACAGATGAAACGTCTCAGAATGCTTATGTGCCAATACCTTATCAATTAGAAATCCCTCCTCTTTTTGAAGAAAAATTGATAGACCCAATCATACCAATAAATAATCCTCTAACTGTTGAAGGTGTTTCTTTAGGCAAACGTTTGTTTTTTGACAACATCCTTTCAATAGATAACTCTAAGGCTTGTGCTAGCTGCCATTTACCACAAAATGCGTTTTCAGATCCAAACCAATTAAGTATTGGTGTTTCTGGTGGTTTAGGTAGCAGAAACAGTATGCCATTATTTAACTTAGCGTGGAATTTTGACGATAAATATTTTTGGGATGGTCACGCTTTAGGGCTAGAACAACAAGCATTAGAACCTGTAATTGACCCAAACGAATTGGGTAATCTAGATTGGTCAACAGTCGAACAAAAACTTAATAATCATCCAGAATATCCCACTTTATTCAATCAAGCGTTTGGAACTTCGACTATAACAAAAGAGTTAGTTTCAAAAGCAATTGCACAATTTGAACGGATTATAATTTCTGCTAATTCTAAATTTGATAAATTTTTAAACGGACAAGCTACACTAACACCTCAAGAGCAAAATGGTTTTGATGTTTTTATGGACGAAGAAAGAGGTGACTGTTTCCATTGTCACGGAAACCCAAATAATCCCTTATGGACAGATAATCAGTTTCATAACAATGGATTAGATGCTAGTTTTACTGATTTAGGATTAGGTCAAGTCACTGGTAATCCAAACGATAATGGTAAATTCCGTTCACCGTCACTACGTAATTTAGCATACACAGCGCCTTACATGCACGATGGACGATTTACAACTCTAGATCAAGTCATAGAGCAATACAGCACAGGGCTTAAAGCTTCTTCAACCATTGACCCATTAATGAAAAAAGTAGATCAAGGCGGAGTTAATCTTTCCAATCAAGATAAAGCAGATTTAAAAGCCTTCTTATTAACCCTATCTGACCCTTCATTTATTAATAATCCTGCTTTCCTTCCTCAATAAACAAAATCAATCAAACCATATGCTAATATAATGTTAGTTGATGTGGTAAAAAGCGACTGATGTTGTATCTTTGCACTCAATTTAGATTTAATCTATTTAACAGATATGATAAAAGTTTCTGATACAGCTAAAAAAAAGGTCATCGAGCTAATGAACGATGATGGCTTTAACCCAAGCACAGACTACGTTCGCGTGGGTGTCAAAAGTGGTGGTTGTTCTGGTTTGTCTTACGATTTAAAATTTGACAAACAAAAAGCAGAGGAAGATAAAGTTTTTGAAGATAATGCTATAAAAATTATTGTTGACAAAAAAAGCTTTTTGTACTTAATAGGAACTACTTTAGAATATTCAGGAGGATTAAACGGAACTGGTTTCGTGTTTAATAATCCTAATGCTAACCGTACTTGCGGTTGTGGTGAATCGTTTTCATTATAATTTAATATAAAGACAAACTATGTCAAAATATACAGAGGATGACCTTAGAGAAGAATTAAAAACCAAAGAATATGAATATGGTTTTTATACAGATATAGAATCTGAAACTTTTCCTATTGGTCTAAATGAAGATATTGTTCGTGCTATTTCTAAGAAAAAAGAAGAGCCTGAATGGATGACTAATTGGAGATTAGAAGCCTTTAGAGGTTGGAAAGACATGGCAGAACCAGAATGGGCTAATGTAAATTATAAAAAGCCAGATTTTCAAGCTATAGCTTATTACTCTGCTCCAAAGTCTGTGGATCCAAACAAGACTTTAGACGATGTTGATCCTGATTTATTAGCGATGTATAAAAAATTAGGTATTTCTGTTGACGAACAGAAAAAGATGAACAACATTGCTATGGATATAGTTGTAGATTCTGTTTCAGTAGCTACAACATTCAAAAAAACACTTGCAGAAAAAGGTATTATTTTTATGAGTATTTCTGAAGCGATAAAAGAGCATCCAGAACTCGTAAAAAAATACATTGGTACAGTTGTCCCGACAAAAGATAATTTTTATGCTGCTTTAAACAGTGCAGTTTTTAGTGATGGTTCTTTCTGTTACATTCCAAAAGGGGTACGTTGTCCTATGGAATTATCAACTTATTTCAGAATTAACCAAGCAGGAACAGGTCAGTTTGAGCGTACATTAGTAATAGCAGATGAAGGTAGTTACGTATCCTATTTAGAGGGATGTACTGCACCAAGTCGAGATGAAAACCAATTACACGCAGCAGTTGTAGAGCTTATTGCTTTGGAAGATGCAGAGATAAAATATTCTACAGTTCAAAACTGGTTTCCAGGAACTGCAGAAGGAAAAGGTGGTGTTTACAACTTTGTAACCAAACGTGGTATCTGTGAGAAAAACGCAAAAATCTCTTGGACACAAGTAGAAACTGGTAGTGCTGTGACATGGAAATATCCTAGTTGTATTTTAAAAGGAGACAATTCTGTGGGCGAGTTTTACTCGATAGCAGTTACCAATAATTTCCAACAAGCAGATACAGGTACTAAAATGATTCACTTAGGAAAAAACACTAAGTCAACTATTATTTCAAAAGGTATTTCTGCTGGACAATCACAAAACTCTTATAGAGGGTTAGTACAAATTAGTAGTCGTGCAGAGAACGCACGTAATTTTTCACAGTGTGATAGTTTATTAATGGGTAATGATTGCGGTGCACATACCTTCCCATATATTGAAGCTAAAAACAAATCAGCTCAGATAGAACACGAAGCTACGACCAGTAAAATTGGAGAAGACCAAATTTTTTATTGTAACCAACGTGGTATAGATACAGAAAAAGCTATTGCCTTAATTGTCAATGGGTTTAGTAAAGATGTATTAAATAAATTACCAATGGAATTTGCAGTAGAAGCTCAAAAACTTCTTGAAATTTCTTTAGAAGGATCAGTTGGATAAAACCCATTTAATATGAAAAAACTAATCATCATCATTATAACCTTATCGTTTTTTGTGTCTTGTAAGCAAGACAAAAAAGAGACCAAAACTGTTGATACTAAACAACAAGAACCCGTAAAAATGTTCATGTTTGATGGTGGAACAGTTCAGGTCAACATGTTGGAAATTTTCTCGCAAGGAGATTTGTATAAAGGAGAAACTAAAACGTTTGCAGATGCCTTTTATGTAGTTCAACATCCAGAAGGGAATTTGCTTTGGGATGCTGGTTTGGGTGAAGGACTGGTTGGACAAGAACCATTTACAACGCCAAATGGCGCTTTTACGGTGTCAAGAGAAAAAGGTATTGATGAGCAACTTAAACAAATAGGTTTAACACCAAAAGATTTTAAATATATAGCATTATCACATACACATTTTGATCATACTGGATCCGCTTCAAAATTTACTGATGCGACATGGTTGGTTCAAGAAGAAGAACTTGAATTTGTTACCAGCGAAGCACAACAAAAACAAAATGCGGATAACTATAATGCTATAAAAGATCTTAAAAATATTAAAAGACTTAATGGCGATTTTGATGTTTTTGGAGATGGTAAGGTTGTGATTAAATTTACACCTGGTCACACACCTGGACATCAATCTTTGTTTATAGATCTAGAACAAGAAGGTCCATTGCTATTAACTGGAGATTTGTATCATTTTGAAGAAAATAGAAGTGGTGGAGTTGTTCCTAGTTTCAATTTTAATGTCGAAGATACCAAAGCCTCAATGTCTGCATTTGAAGAGTTTGCAGAACAAACAGGAGCGCGTGTTATTATACAACACTCGCAAAAAGATTTTAACAGTTTAAATCATGCACCAGAACCAATTCAATAAGTATTAAAAATGAAAAAAATAGTCACTCTTTTAGTATTACTAGCATTTGTAAGTTGTAAAACTGATCAAGGAGAACTTTTAATTGGCGACTTTGTGTATTACGCAGATGCTGCAGTGTTTCAGGTTGGTAATGATATTCATGGTGTCATTTTAAATGACAAGGTAGATGATATTGCTAAACAGGCTAAAGACCTTCAAAAAGAGCCAACAGATATGGTAAAAATTGAAGTTTTAGGGCATTTAATTGCCAAAGATTCACTTGAAGAAGGTTGGCCTTATAAATTGAAAATAAACAAAGTTATAAGCGTAAGCGCTTTAGACTCTAATAGAAACGACGTTATCAAACTAGGAAAATAATTAGTATGTTAAAAATAAATAATTTGCACGCAAGTGTCGAAGACAAAACAATATTAAGAGGTATTAACCTTGAAGTAAAGGCTGGAGAAGTACATGCAATCATGGGACCAAATGGTTCTGGTAAAAGTACTTTAGCATCAGTTATTGCTGGAAAAGAAGATTATGAAGTTACAGAAGGTAACATCTTTTTAGATGATGAAGATATCGAAGAGTTATCGCCAGAAGAGCGTGCACACAAAGGTGTGTTTTTATCGTTTCAGTATCCAGTAGAAATTCCTGGAGTTAGCGTAACTAACTTCATGAAAACTGCAATAAACGAAACACGAAAAGCTAAAGGATTAGAAGATATGCCTGCTAACGAAATGCTAAAGCTAATCCGTGAAAAATCTGAGCTTTTAGAAATTGATCGTAAGTTTTTATCACGTTCTTTAAACGAAGGATTTTCTGGAGGTGAAAAGAAACGTAATGAGATTTTTCAAATGGCTATGTTAGAACCTAAATTAGCTATTTTAGATGAAACAGATTCTGGATTAGATATCGATGCGTTACGTATTGTCGCTAATGGTGTAAATAAGCTTAAAAGCAAAGATAACGCTGTTGTTGTAATTACACATTACCAACGCTTGTTAGACCATATTGTACCAGATTTTGTACATGTATTATACAATGGACGTATAGTTAAATCTGGTGGTAAAGAATTAGCGCATCAACTAGAAGAAAAAGGTTACGATTGGATTAAAGAAGAAGTAAATGCTTAAATAGTTGACAGTAACAGTCGCAGTTTTTTAGTACTTACTCGGTTGTGAACATTCAAAATTTTAAAGCATCAATTAATATAAAAATTAGTACAGAATTTTTTCGCTTTTTTATACAACTGAAAACTGCGACTGAAAACTGAAAACTGAATAATATGAGTTTAAAAGATAAATTAGTGTCATCCTTTTTAGCATTCGAAAATCATGTCGATATCGATTCTAAAGTGCATGATATTAGAAGCGAAGCTATAAAGACCTTTGAAAATAAAGGGTTTCCAACAAAAAAAGATGAAGCTTGGAAATACACGTCTTTAAATAGTGTTTTAAAGCACGATTATAGTGTCTTCCCAAAGCAAGAAAATGCATTGGAATATAGTGATGTAAAAAAATATTTTATTCACGATATTGATACTTATAAAATTGTGTTTATCGATGGTAAATATTCTTCTCATTTGTCTCAAACAACTCATGATGGTATTGATGTATGTTTGATGTCTGCAGCACTAAGCAAGCCTAAGTATCAGTTAATCATTGAAAATTATTTTAATAAGGTCGCTGTAAAAGATGGGCTAACATCTTTAAATACCGCTTTTTCTAAAGAAGGCGCTTACATACATATTCCAAAAAACAAAGTTGTTGCAAAACCTATACAAATTGTACATTTTTCAACTGGCAAAGAGTCTGCATTAATGCTTCAACCTCGTAATCTAATTGTAGTTGACGAAAACAGTCACGTACAGATTATAGAGCGTCACCAAAGTATTACAGATAATCCAGTATTAACTAATAGTGTCACTGAAATTGTGGCTAACAAACGTGCTATTGTAGACTATTACAAAGTACAAAATGACAACCTAAATGCGTCTTTAATTGACAATACATTTGTCGAGCAAAAGCGTGAAAGTCACGTCTCTGTTCACACCTTTAGTTTTGGAGGAAAACTAACACGTAACAATCTTAATTTTTATCAAAACGGAGAGTATATGGACTCTACATTAAATGGTGTAACAATAATTGGCGACAAACAACATGTCGATCACAATACATTAGTACACCATATTGAACCAAATTGCGAAAGTCACCAAGATTACAAAGGTATTTTTACAGATAGTGCAACTGGTGTTTTTAATGGTAAAGTCATCGTTAATAAAGAAGCACAAAAAACCAATGCGTTTCAATCTAACAACAATATATTACTAAGTGATAAAGCTACTATAAACTCTAAGCCACAATTAGAAATTTTTGCAGATGATGTAAAATGTTCTCATGGATGTACCATTGGACAATTGGATGACAGTGCTTTATTTTATATGAAATCTAGAGGAATCCCAGAAAAAGAAGCCAGAGGTTTATTAATGTATGCATTTAGTAATAATGTCCTTAACTCTGTTAAAATACCAGAGTTAAAGCAAAGAATCACCAAGCTAATAGCCAATAAATTGGGTGTAAATATTGGTTTTGACCTATAGTAAAAGCTATGGATATTTTAAATTTATCGTCAAAGACTTTTATTAAAATAATTTGTATTTGCTTATTAATCGCAACCCTAACTGGATTAACTTACTATTTTACTAAAGGTGGTTTTTTTGATGGTATATTATTAACCTGTGTTGGGTTATCCTGTACTTACTTAATTCTAGTATTATCGCTTTTAATATTTAAAAGCATAACTAATGTCTTAGCCAAAAATACCATAAAAGTGTGGATGGTCATTCTTTCATTTGTCGCTACAGTTAGTATCTGTGGCTATTTGTTTCTGTTTCTT is a window of Olleya sp. YS DNA encoding:
- a CDS encoding MbnP family protein → MKKTLLLLIASILVVACHEDPDDNTTPLASVSFNFTHHWDDTVIDNSNLQTEIVTNENGEVISMSRIRYLVSKFQLANTSGDIYTFDGYKFTDVSDETTYNFTPEINNIPTGTYTLNFIWGFNEADNIDGAYQDLNTESWSWPANLGGGYHFLQFDGMYNVDTTASSPFNYHNGTARVSDGVFEQNFAVIVLETPIIISNDASIEVKMNIAEFFKNPNTWDLNVLDTPLMPNYNAQKMMQNNVLSVFSIGEISL
- a CDS encoding N-acyl homoserine lactonase family protein, with translation MKKLIIIIITLSFFVSCKQDKKETKTVDTKQQEPVKMFMFDGGTVQVNMLEIFSQGDLYKGETKTFADAFYVVQHPEGNLLWDAGLGEGLVGQEPFTTPNGAFTVSREKGIDEQLKQIGLTPKDFKYIALSHTHFDHTGSASKFTDATWLVQEEELEFVTSEAQQKQNADNYNAIKDLKNIKRLNGDFDVFGDGKVVIKFTPGHTPGHQSLFIDLEQEGPLLLTGDLYHFEENRSGGVVPSFNFNVEDTKASMSAFEEFAEQTGARVIIQHSQKDFNSLNHAPEPIQ
- a CDS encoding iron-sulfur cluster assembly accessory protein, encoding MIKVSDTAKKKVIELMNDDGFNPSTDYVRVGVKSGGCSGLSYDLKFDKQKAEEDKVFEDNAIKIIVDKKSFLYLIGTTLEYSGGLNGTGFVFNNPNANRTCGCGESFSL
- the sufD gene encoding Fe-S cluster assembly protein SufD is translated as MSLKDKLVSSFLAFENHVDIDSKVHDIRSEAIKTFENKGFPTKKDEAWKYTSLNSVLKHDYSVFPKQENALEYSDVKKYFIHDIDTYKIVFIDGKYSSHLSQTTHDGIDVCLMSAALSKPKYQLIIENYFNKVAVKDGLTSLNTAFSKEGAYIHIPKNKVVAKPIQIVHFSTGKESALMLQPRNLIVVDENSHVQIIERHQSITDNPVLTNSVTEIVANKRAIVDYYKVQNDNLNASLIDNTFVEQKRESHVSVHTFSFGGKLTRNNLNFYQNGEYMDSTLNGVTIIGDKQHVDHNTLVHHIEPNCESHQDYKGIFTDSATGVFNGKVIVNKEAQKTNAFQSNNNILLSDKATINSKPQLEIFADDVKCSHGCTIGQLDDSALFYMKSRGIPEKEARGLLMYAFSNNVLNSVKIPELKQRITKLIANKLGVNIGFDL
- the sufB gene encoding Fe-S cluster assembly protein SufB, whose translation is MSKYTEDDLREELKTKEYEYGFYTDIESETFPIGLNEDIVRAISKKKEEPEWMTNWRLEAFRGWKDMAEPEWANVNYKKPDFQAIAYYSAPKSVDPNKTLDDVDPDLLAMYKKLGISVDEQKKMNNIAMDIVVDSVSVATTFKKTLAEKGIIFMSISEAIKEHPELVKKYIGTVVPTKDNFYAALNSAVFSDGSFCYIPKGVRCPMELSTYFRINQAGTGQFERTLVIADEGSYVSYLEGCTAPSRDENQLHAAVVELIALEDAEIKYSTVQNWFPGTAEGKGGVYNFVTKRGICEKNAKISWTQVETGSAVTWKYPSCILKGDNSVGEFYSIAVTNNFQQADTGTKMIHLGKNTKSTIISKGISAGQSQNSYRGLVQISSRAENARNFSQCDSLLMGNDCGAHTFPYIEAKNKSAQIEHEATTSKIGEDQIFYCNQRGIDTEKAIALIVNGFSKDVLNKLPMEFAVEAQKLLEISLEGSVG
- a CDS encoding cytochrome c peroxidase, encoding MRYWITLCSIILVVLSCSKTDETSQNAYVPIPYQLEIPPLFEEKLIDPIIPINNPLTVEGVSLGKRLFFDNILSIDNSKACASCHLPQNAFSDPNQLSIGVSGGLGSRNSMPLFNLAWNFDDKYFWDGHALGLEQQALEPVIDPNELGNLDWSTVEQKLNNHPEYPTLFNQAFGTSTITKELVSKAIAQFERIIISANSKFDKFLNGQATLTPQEQNGFDVFMDEERGDCFHCHGNPNNPLWTDNQFHNNGLDASFTDLGLGQVTGNPNDNGKFRSPSLRNLAYTAPYMHDGRFTTLDQVIEQYSTGLKASSTIDPLMKKVDQGGVNLSNQDKADLKAFLLTLSDPSFINNPAFLPQ
- the sufC gene encoding Fe-S cluster assembly ATPase SufC: MLKINNLHASVEDKTILRGINLEVKAGEVHAIMGPNGSGKSTLASVIAGKEDYEVTEGNIFLDDEDIEELSPEERAHKGVFLSFQYPVEIPGVSVTNFMKTAINETRKAKGLEDMPANEMLKLIREKSELLEIDRKFLSRSLNEGFSGGEKKRNEIFQMAMLEPKLAILDETDSGLDIDALRIVANGVNKLKSKDNAVVVITHYQRLLDHIVPDFVHVLYNGRIVKSGGKELAHQLEEKGYDWIKEEVNA